From a single Sander vitreus isolate 19-12246 chromosome 4, sanVit1, whole genome shotgun sequence genomic region:
- the rybpb gene encoding RING1 and YY1-binding protein B, translating into MGDKKSPTRPKRQAKQTADDGYWDCSVCTFRNTAEAFKCSICDVRKGTSTRKPRINSQLVAQQVAQQYPMPPPPKKERRERSERTDKERPDGEGERANGEGRPEVERPEIVSPEGEPPEKEKSDNEQQPVKDKPDREKDISPAVTKKPSIKKTRPKSDNHQSPPSDKHSIQSGKSATKTNKNSHISRPKLKNIDRSTAQQLAITVGNVTVIITDFKEKTRSSSTSSSTITSSAGSEQQHQSSGSESMDKGSSRASTPKGDLSVGHDESF; encoded by the exons ATGGGCGACAAGAAGAGCCCTACCAG GCCAAAAAGACAAGCCAAACAGACTGCTGATGACGGCTACTGGGACTGTAGCGTCTGCACCTTCAGGAACACCGCCGAGGCTTTCAAGTGCAGCATCTGCGATGTGAGGAAGGGCACATCCACAAG GAAACCCAGGATCAACTCCCAGCTGGTTGCCCAGCAGGTGGCTCAGCAGTACCCGATGCCTCCCCCGCCCAAGAAGGAGCGAAGGGAGAGGAGCGAGCGCACAGACAAGGAGCGCCCGGATGGCGAAGGAGAGCGTGCCAACGGCGAGGGACGCCCAGAGGTTGAGCGTCCGGAGATAGTGAGCCCAGAGGGAGAACCTCCTGAGAAGGAAAAGAGCGACAATGAACAACAGCCAGTCAAAGACAAACccgacagagagaaagacattaGCCCAGCCGTCACAAAGAAGCCCAGCATCAAAAAGACCAG ACCTAAATCAGACAACCATCAGAGCCCACCCAGTGACAAACACAGCATACAGTCTGGCAAATCAGCAACCAAGACCAACAAGAACTCTCACATTTCCAG GCCCAAACTGAAGAACATTGACCGGAGCACCGCCCAGCAGTTGGCTATCACTGTAGGGAACGTGACAGTGATCATAACAGACTTTAAGGAGAAGACCCGCTCCTCCTCCACGTCCTCGTCCACCATCACGTCCAGCGCGGGCTCCGAACAACAGCACCAGAGCTCCGGCTCCGAGAGCATGGACAAGGGCTCGTCGCGGGCCTCCACACCTAAAGGGGATCTCTCAGTGGGGCACGACGAGTCGTTCTGA